In the Peromyscus maniculatus bairdii isolate BWxNUB_F1_BW_parent chromosome 20, HU_Pman_BW_mat_3.1, whole genome shotgun sequence genome, one interval contains:
- the Mpst gene encoding 3-mercaptopyruvate sulfurtransferase isoform X1 — translation MEGAARSSSEWPRQWAVPKSPPFGWPQARNPSIPEAMAAPQLFRAFVSAQWVAEALKSPRASQALKLLDASWYLPKLGRNARQEFEERHIPGATFFDIDHCSDHTSPYDHMLPSAADFADYAGSLGVGATTHVVVYDGSDQGLYSAPRVWWMFRAFGHRSVSLLDGGLRYWLSQKLPISSSKSHPEPAEFRAQLDPSFIKTHKDLLENLEARRFQVVDARAAGRFRGTEPEPRDGIEPGHIPGSVNIPFTEFLTKEGLEKSPEEIRRLFQEKNVDLSKPLVATCGSGVTACHVVLGAFLCGKPDVPVYDGSWVEWYMRAQPEHVISEGRGKTQ, via the exons ATGGAAGGTGCAGCCAGAAGCAGCTCGGAGTGGCCGAGGCAGTGGGCCGTGCCCAAGTCTCCTCCCTTTGGCTGGCCGCAG GCCCGCAATCCGAGCATCCCGGAGGCCATGGCCGCCCCGCAGCTTTTCCGAGCGTTTGTGTCTGCGCAGTGGGTGGCGGAGGCTCTGAAGTCGCCGCGCGCCTCGCAGGCACTGAAGTTACTGGATGCCTCCTGGTATCTGCCCAAGCTGGGCCGCAATGCGCGACAGGAGTTCGAGGAGCGCCACATTCCAGGCGCCACCTTCTTTGACATCGATCATTGCAGCGACCACACATCGCCTTATGATCACATGCTGCCTAGCGCCGCGGACTTTGCAGATTACGCAGGAAGCCTGGGCGTGGGCGCCACCACGCACGTCGTGGTCTATGATGGCAGCGACCAGGGCCTCTACTCGGCGCCGCGGGTCTGGTGGATGTTCCGCGCCTTCGGCCACCGCTCCGTGTCGCTGCTGGACGGCGGCCTCCGCTACTGGCTGAGCCAGAAGCTGCCAATCAGCTCCAGCAAGAGCCACCCGGAGCCCGCAGAGTTCCGCGCGCAGCTAGATCCCTCCTTCATCAAGACCCACAAGGACCTCCTGGAGAACCTGGAGGCCCGGCGCTTCCAGGTGGTAGATGCCCGCGCAGCTGGCCGGTTCCGGGGCACGGAGCCGGAACCCCGAGATG GCATTGAACCTGGCCATATCCCTGGCTCAGTAAACATCCCGTTCACTGAATTCCTGACCAAGGAGGGCCTAGAGAAGAGCCCAGAGGAGATCCGACGCCTGTTCCAGGAGAAGAATGTGGACCTGTCCAAGCCCTTGGTAGCCACATGTGGCTCTGGTGTCACAGCCTGCCACGTGGTCCTGGGGGCCTTCCTCTGTGGCAAACCCGATGTGCCTGTCTATGATGGCTCCTGGGTAGAGTGGTACATGCGTGCCCAGCCTGAGCATGTCATCTCCGAGGGCCGAGGGAAGACCCAGTaa
- the Mpst gene encoding 3-mercaptopyruvate sulfurtransferase isoform X2, protein MAELGTGELGTLARNPSIPEAMAAPQLFRAFVSAQWVAEALKSPRASQALKLLDASWYLPKLGRNARQEFEERHIPGATFFDIDHCSDHTSPYDHMLPSAADFADYAGSLGVGATTHVVVYDGSDQGLYSAPRVWWMFRAFGHRSVSLLDGGLRYWLSQKLPISSSKSHPEPAEFRAQLDPSFIKTHKDLLENLEARRFQVVDARAAGRFRGTEPEPRDGIEPGHIPGSVNIPFTEFLTKEGLEKSPEEIRRLFQEKNVDLSKPLVATCGSGVTACHVVLGAFLCGKPDVPVYDGSWVEWYMRAQPEHVISEGRGKTQ, encoded by the exons ATGGCGGAGCTGGGAACCGGGGAGCTCGGAACCCTG GCCCGCAATCCGAGCATCCCGGAGGCCATGGCCGCCCCGCAGCTTTTCCGAGCGTTTGTGTCTGCGCAGTGGGTGGCGGAGGCTCTGAAGTCGCCGCGCGCCTCGCAGGCACTGAAGTTACTGGATGCCTCCTGGTATCTGCCCAAGCTGGGCCGCAATGCGCGACAGGAGTTCGAGGAGCGCCACATTCCAGGCGCCACCTTCTTTGACATCGATCATTGCAGCGACCACACATCGCCTTATGATCACATGCTGCCTAGCGCCGCGGACTTTGCAGATTACGCAGGAAGCCTGGGCGTGGGCGCCACCACGCACGTCGTGGTCTATGATGGCAGCGACCAGGGCCTCTACTCGGCGCCGCGGGTCTGGTGGATGTTCCGCGCCTTCGGCCACCGCTCCGTGTCGCTGCTGGACGGCGGCCTCCGCTACTGGCTGAGCCAGAAGCTGCCAATCAGCTCCAGCAAGAGCCACCCGGAGCCCGCAGAGTTCCGCGCGCAGCTAGATCCCTCCTTCATCAAGACCCACAAGGACCTCCTGGAGAACCTGGAGGCCCGGCGCTTCCAGGTGGTAGATGCCCGCGCAGCTGGCCGGTTCCGGGGCACGGAGCCGGAACCCCGAGATG GCATTGAACCTGGCCATATCCCTGGCTCAGTAAACATCCCGTTCACTGAATTCCTGACCAAGGAGGGCCTAGAGAAGAGCCCAGAGGAGATCCGACGCCTGTTCCAGGAGAAGAATGTGGACCTGTCCAAGCCCTTGGTAGCCACATGTGGCTCTGGTGTCACAGCCTGCCACGTGGTCCTGGGGGCCTTCCTCTGTGGCAAACCCGATGTGCCTGTCTATGATGGCTCCTGGGTAGAGTGGTACATGCGTGCCCAGCCTGAGCATGTCATCTCCGAGGGCCGAGGGAAGACCCAGTaa
- the Kctd17 gene encoding BTB/POZ domain-containing protein KCTD17 isoform X2, which produces MQTPRLAMRMEAGEAAPPVGAGGRAGGGWGKWVRLNVGGTVFLTTRQTLCREQKSFLSRLCQGEELQSDRDETGAYLIDRDPTYFGPILNFLRHGKLVLDKDMAEEGVLEEAEFYNIGPLIRIIKDRMEEKDYTVTQVPPKHVYRVLQCQEEELTQMVSTMSDGWRFEQLVNIGSSYNYGSEDQAEFLCVVSKELHSSPHGLSSESSRKTKSTDEQLEERRRQEVEEVEVAQVQVEADAQEKALSSQDPANLFSLPPPPPPPPLPAGGPASSSSTSSSSWISSAPCLFPLCPCPGFLSACSRLHPGAALVPVSRALSPGPLALHPQASSCLPPPAPLPAPSASWPGEEGRGRICSMSSNPAGHL; this is translated from the exons ATGCAGACACCGAGGCTGGCGATGAGGATGGAGGCCGGGGAGGCAGCGCCACCGGTGGGGGCGGGCGGCCGAGCCGGGGGCGGCTGGGGCAAGTGGGTGCGGCTGAACGTAGGGGGCACGGTGTTCCTGACCACCCGCCAGACGCTGTGCCGGGAGCAGAAGTCCTTCCTCAGCCGCCTGTGCCAAGGCGAAGAGCTGCAGTCGGACCGG GATGAGACCGGGGCCTACCTCATTGACCGGGACCCCACCTACTTCGGGCCCATATTGAACTTCCTCAGGCATGGCAAACTGGTGCTGGACAAGGATATGGCTGAGGAGG GGGTCCTGGAGGAAGCTGAGTTCTACAACATTGGCCCCCTGATCCGAATCATCAAAGACAGGATGGAGGAGAAAGACTACACAGTGACccag GTGCCCCCCAAGCATGTGTACCGTGTGCTGCAGTGCCAGGAGGAAGAGCTCACACAGATGGTCTCCACCATGTCTGATGGCTGGCGCTTCGAGCAG CTGGTGAACATCGGCTCCTCTTACAACTATGGCAGCGAGGACCAGGCCGAGTTCCTGTGTGTGGTGTCTAAGGAACTCCACAGCTCCCCACACGGCCTAAGCTCAGAGTCTAGCCGTAAGACCAAG AGCACGGACGAGCAGCTGGAGGAGCGGCGGCggcaggaggtggaggaggtggaggtggcccAGGTGCAGGTGGAGGCGGATGCCCAGGAGAAAG CCCTGTCATCTCAGGATCCCGCTAaccttttctccctcccaccaccgcctcctcctcctccgcttcCTGCTGGAGGTCCTGCCTCATCTTcatctacctcctcttcctcctggatcTCAtctgcaccctgcctcttccctctcTGCCCCTGCCCAGGTTTCCTCTCCGCCTGCTCCCGTCTCCACCCTGGGGCTGCCCTAGTCCCGGTCTCCCGTGCCCTCTCCCCGGGCCCCCTGGCCCTGCATCCCCAAGCATCCTCCTGCCTGCCGCCTCCTGCGCCCCTTCCGGCCCCTTCTGCCTCCTGGCCTGGGGAGGAGGGGCGTGGCCGCATCTGCTCTATGTCCTCCAACCCAGCAGGACACCtctga
- the Kctd17 gene encoding BTB/POZ domain-containing protein KCTD17 isoform X8: MRMEAGEAAPPVGAGGRAGGGWGKWVRLNVGGTVFLTTRQTLCREQKSFLSRLCQGEELQSDRDETGAYLIDRDPTYFGPILNFLRHGKLVLDKDMAEEGVLEEAEFYNIGPLIRIIKDRMEEKDYTVTQVPPKHVYRVLQCQEEELTQMVSTMSDGWRFEQLVNIGSSYNYGSEDQAEFLCVVSKELHSSPHGLSSESSRKTKSTDEQLEERRRQEVEEVEVAQVQVEADAQEKALSSQDPANLFSLPPPPPPPPLPAGGPCPHPPRPKPELAVTAPRPRARPQSCRPCYYKPEAPGCEPPDHLQGLGVPI, from the exons ATGAGGATGGAGGCCGGGGAGGCAGCGCCACCGGTGGGGGCGGGCGGCCGAGCCGGGGGCGGCTGGGGCAAGTGGGTGCGGCTGAACGTAGGGGGCACGGTGTTCCTGACCACCCGCCAGACGCTGTGCCGGGAGCAGAAGTCCTTCCTCAGCCGCCTGTGCCAAGGCGAAGAGCTGCAGTCGGACCGG GATGAGACCGGGGCCTACCTCATTGACCGGGACCCCACCTACTTCGGGCCCATATTGAACTTCCTCAGGCATGGCAAACTGGTGCTGGACAAGGATATGGCTGAGGAGG GGGTCCTGGAGGAAGCTGAGTTCTACAACATTGGCCCCCTGATCCGAATCATCAAAGACAGGATGGAGGAGAAAGACTACACAGTGACccag GTGCCCCCCAAGCATGTGTACCGTGTGCTGCAGTGCCAGGAGGAAGAGCTCACACAGATGGTCTCCACCATGTCTGATGGCTGGCGCTTCGAGCAG CTGGTGAACATCGGCTCCTCTTACAACTATGGCAGCGAGGACCAGGCCGAGTTCCTGTGTGTGGTGTCTAAGGAACTCCACAGCTCCCCACACGGCCTAAGCTCAGAGTCTAGCCGTAAGACCAAG AGCACGGACGAGCAGCTGGAGGAGCGGCGGCggcaggaggtggaggaggtggaggtggcccAGGTGCAGGTGGAGGCGGATGCCCAGGAGAAAG CCCTGTCATCTCAGGATCCCGCTAaccttttctccctcccaccaccgcctcctcctcctccgcttcCTGCTGGAG GTCCCTGTCCGCACCCTCCCAGACCCAAGCCTGAGCTTGCTGTGACAGCTCCTCGGCCCCGCGCCCGCCCCCAGAGCTGCCGCCCCTG CTATTACAAGCCAGAGGCACCCGGATGTGAGCCCCCAGATCACCTCCAGGGACTTGGGGTTCCGATCTGA
- the Kctd17 gene encoding BTB/POZ domain-containing protein KCTD17 isoform X3, which yields MRMEAGEAAPPVGAGGRAGGGWGKWVRLNVGGTVFLTTRQTLCREQKSFLSRLCQGEELQSDRDETGAYLIDRDPTYFGPILNFLRHGKLVLDKDMAEEGVLEEAEFYNIGPLIRIIKDRMEEKDYTVTQVPPKHVYRVLQCQEEELTQMVSTMSDGWRFEQLVNIGSSYNYGSEDQAEFLCVVSKELHSSPHGLSSESSRKTKSTDEQLEERRRQEVEEVEVAQVQVEADAQEKGPCPHPPRPKPELAVTAPRPRARPQSCRPCYYKPEAPGCEPPDHLQGLGVPI from the exons ATGAGGATGGAGGCCGGGGAGGCAGCGCCACCGGTGGGGGCGGGCGGCCGAGCCGGGGGCGGCTGGGGCAAGTGGGTGCGGCTGAACGTAGGGGGCACGGTGTTCCTGACCACCCGCCAGACGCTGTGCCGGGAGCAGAAGTCCTTCCTCAGCCGCCTGTGCCAAGGCGAAGAGCTGCAGTCGGACCGG GATGAGACCGGGGCCTACCTCATTGACCGGGACCCCACCTACTTCGGGCCCATATTGAACTTCCTCAGGCATGGCAAACTGGTGCTGGACAAGGATATGGCTGAGGAGG GGGTCCTGGAGGAAGCTGAGTTCTACAACATTGGCCCCCTGATCCGAATCATCAAAGACAGGATGGAGGAGAAAGACTACACAGTGACccag GTGCCCCCCAAGCATGTGTACCGTGTGCTGCAGTGCCAGGAGGAAGAGCTCACACAGATGGTCTCCACCATGTCTGATGGCTGGCGCTTCGAGCAG CTGGTGAACATCGGCTCCTCTTACAACTATGGCAGCGAGGACCAGGCCGAGTTCCTGTGTGTGGTGTCTAAGGAACTCCACAGCTCCCCACACGGCCTAAGCTCAGAGTCTAGCCGTAAGACCAAG AGCACGGACGAGCAGCTGGAGGAGCGGCGGCggcaggaggtggaggaggtggaggtggcccAGGTGCAGGTGGAGGCGGATGCCCAGGAGAAAG GTCCCTGTCCGCACCCTCCCAGACCCAAGCCTGAGCTTGCTGTGACAGCTCCTCGGCCCCGCGCCCGCCCCCAGAGCTGCCGCCCCTG CTATTACAAGCCAGAGGCACCCGGATGTGAGCCCCCAGATCACCTCCAGGGACTTGGGGTTCCGATCTGA
- the Kctd17 gene encoding BTB/POZ domain-containing protein KCTD17 isoform X5: MRMEAGEAAPPVGAGGRAGGGWGKWVRLNVGGTVFLTTRQTLCREQKSFLSRLCQGEELQSDRDETGAYLIDRDPTYFGPILNFLRHGKLVLDKDMAEEGVLEEAEFYNIGPLIRIIKDRMEEKDYTVTQVPPKHVYRVLQCQEEELTQMVSTMSDGWRFEQLVNIGSSYNYGSEDQAEFLCVVSKELHSSPHGLSSESSRKTKVPVRTLPDPSLSLL, translated from the exons ATGAGGATGGAGGCCGGGGAGGCAGCGCCACCGGTGGGGGCGGGCGGCCGAGCCGGGGGCGGCTGGGGCAAGTGGGTGCGGCTGAACGTAGGGGGCACGGTGTTCCTGACCACCCGCCAGACGCTGTGCCGGGAGCAGAAGTCCTTCCTCAGCCGCCTGTGCCAAGGCGAAGAGCTGCAGTCGGACCGG GATGAGACCGGGGCCTACCTCATTGACCGGGACCCCACCTACTTCGGGCCCATATTGAACTTCCTCAGGCATGGCAAACTGGTGCTGGACAAGGATATGGCTGAGGAGG GGGTCCTGGAGGAAGCTGAGTTCTACAACATTGGCCCCCTGATCCGAATCATCAAAGACAGGATGGAGGAGAAAGACTACACAGTGACccag GTGCCCCCCAAGCATGTGTACCGTGTGCTGCAGTGCCAGGAGGAAGAGCTCACACAGATGGTCTCCACCATGTCTGATGGCTGGCGCTTCGAGCAG CTGGTGAACATCGGCTCCTCTTACAACTATGGCAGCGAGGACCAGGCCGAGTTCCTGTGTGTGGTGTCTAAGGAACTCCACAGCTCCCCACACGGCCTAAGCTCAGAGTCTAGCCGTAAGACCAAG GTCCCTGTCCGCACCCTCCCAGACCCAAGCCTGAGCTTGCTGTGA
- the Kctd17 gene encoding BTB/POZ domain-containing protein KCTD17 isoform X1 — protein sequence MRMEAGEAAPPVGAGGRAGGGWGKWVRLNVGGTVFLTTRQTLCREQKSFLSRLCQGEELQSDRDETGAYLIDRDPTYFGPILNFLRHGKLVLDKDMAEEGVLEEAEFYNIGPLIRIIKDRMEEKDYTVTQVPPKHVYRVLQCQEEELTQMVSTMSDGWRFEQLVNIGSSYNYGSEDQAEFLCVVSKELHSSPHGLSSESSRKTKSTDEQLEERRRQEVEEVEVAQVQVEADAQEKAITSQRHPDVSPQITSRDLGFRSEILYFCTTGWAPGPRRKTCPVPYHCCLPLPGWDSTLPPGPGLGPSGTLEGLRWVLGSPGRVTGPWPKCGTAHSRLPGPFVPSPGSLCCMADTLPPVPVIAPP from the exons ATGAGGATGGAGGCCGGGGAGGCAGCGCCACCGGTGGGGGCGGGCGGCCGAGCCGGGGGCGGCTGGGGCAAGTGGGTGCGGCTGAACGTAGGGGGCACGGTGTTCCTGACCACCCGCCAGACGCTGTGCCGGGAGCAGAAGTCCTTCCTCAGCCGCCTGTGCCAAGGCGAAGAGCTGCAGTCGGACCGG GATGAGACCGGGGCCTACCTCATTGACCGGGACCCCACCTACTTCGGGCCCATATTGAACTTCCTCAGGCATGGCAAACTGGTGCTGGACAAGGATATGGCTGAGGAGG GGGTCCTGGAGGAAGCTGAGTTCTACAACATTGGCCCCCTGATCCGAATCATCAAAGACAGGATGGAGGAGAAAGACTACACAGTGACccag GTGCCCCCCAAGCATGTGTACCGTGTGCTGCAGTGCCAGGAGGAAGAGCTCACACAGATGGTCTCCACCATGTCTGATGGCTGGCGCTTCGAGCAG CTGGTGAACATCGGCTCCTCTTACAACTATGGCAGCGAGGACCAGGCCGAGTTCCTGTGTGTGGTGTCTAAGGAACTCCACAGCTCCCCACACGGCCTAAGCTCAGAGTCTAGCCGTAAGACCAAG AGCACGGACGAGCAGCTGGAGGAGCGGCGGCggcaggaggtggaggaggtggaggtggcccAGGTGCAGGTGGAGGCGGATGCCCAGGAGAAAG CTATTACAAGCCAGAGGCACCCGGATGTGAGCCCCCAGATCACCTCCAGGGACTTGGGGTTCCGATCTGAAATCCTTTATTTTTGTACCACGGGGTGGGCCCCCGGCCCGAGGAGGAAGACTTGCCCTGTCCCTTATCactgctgcctgcctctgccgggcTGGGACTCAACCCTGCCTCCAGGCCCAGGCCTGGGGCCCTCGGGGACCTTGGAAGGCCTGAGGTGGGTCCTGGGCTCTCCAGGCAGAGTCACCGGCCCATGGCCAAAGTGTGGCACTGCCCACTCCCGTCTCCCAGGTCCTTTCGTCCCCTCGCCTGGGTCCCTTTGCTGCATGGCGGATACACTCCCTCCGGTCCCTGTCATAGCACCTCCTTGA
- the Kctd17 gene encoding BTB/POZ domain-containing protein KCTD17 isoform X7, with protein MRMEAGEAAPPVGAGGRAGGGWGKWVRLNVGGTVFLTTRQTLCREQKSFLSRLCQGEELQSDRDETGAYLIDRDPTYFGPILNFLRHGKLVLDKDMAEEGVLEEAEFYNIGPLIRIIKDRMEEKDYTVTQVPPKHVYRVLQCQEEELTQMVSTMSDGWRFEQLVNIGSSYNYGSEDQAEFLCVVSKELHSSPHGLSSESSRKTKLLQARGTRM; from the exons ATGAGGATGGAGGCCGGGGAGGCAGCGCCACCGGTGGGGGCGGGCGGCCGAGCCGGGGGCGGCTGGGGCAAGTGGGTGCGGCTGAACGTAGGGGGCACGGTGTTCCTGACCACCCGCCAGACGCTGTGCCGGGAGCAGAAGTCCTTCCTCAGCCGCCTGTGCCAAGGCGAAGAGCTGCAGTCGGACCGG GATGAGACCGGGGCCTACCTCATTGACCGGGACCCCACCTACTTCGGGCCCATATTGAACTTCCTCAGGCATGGCAAACTGGTGCTGGACAAGGATATGGCTGAGGAGG GGGTCCTGGAGGAAGCTGAGTTCTACAACATTGGCCCCCTGATCCGAATCATCAAAGACAGGATGGAGGAGAAAGACTACACAGTGACccag GTGCCCCCCAAGCATGTGTACCGTGTGCTGCAGTGCCAGGAGGAAGAGCTCACACAGATGGTCTCCACCATGTCTGATGGCTGGCGCTTCGAGCAG CTGGTGAACATCGGCTCCTCTTACAACTATGGCAGCGAGGACCAGGCCGAGTTCCTGTGTGTGGTGTCTAAGGAACTCCACAGCTCCCCACACGGCCTAAGCTCAGAGTCTAGCCGTAAGACCAAG CTATTACAAGCCAGAGGCACCCGGATGTGA
- the Kctd17 gene encoding BTB/POZ domain-containing protein KCTD17 isoform X4, with amino-acid sequence MRMEAGEAAPPVGAGGRAGGGWGKWVRLNVGGTVFLTTRQTLCREQKSFLSRLCQGEELQSDRDETGAYLIDRDPTYFGPILNFLRHGKLVLDKDMAEEGVLEEAEFYNIGPLIRIIKDRMEEKDYTVTQVPPKHVYRVLQCQEEELTQMVSTMSDGWRFEQLVNIGSSYNYGSEDQAEFLCVVSKELHSSPHGLSSESSRKTKPCHLRIPLTFSPSHHRLLLLRFLLEVLPHLHLPPLPPGSHLHPASSLSAPAQVSSPPAPVSTLGLP; translated from the exons ATGAGGATGGAGGCCGGGGAGGCAGCGCCACCGGTGGGGGCGGGCGGCCGAGCCGGGGGCGGCTGGGGCAAGTGGGTGCGGCTGAACGTAGGGGGCACGGTGTTCCTGACCACCCGCCAGACGCTGTGCCGGGAGCAGAAGTCCTTCCTCAGCCGCCTGTGCCAAGGCGAAGAGCTGCAGTCGGACCGG GATGAGACCGGGGCCTACCTCATTGACCGGGACCCCACCTACTTCGGGCCCATATTGAACTTCCTCAGGCATGGCAAACTGGTGCTGGACAAGGATATGGCTGAGGAGG GGGTCCTGGAGGAAGCTGAGTTCTACAACATTGGCCCCCTGATCCGAATCATCAAAGACAGGATGGAGGAGAAAGACTACACAGTGACccag GTGCCCCCCAAGCATGTGTACCGTGTGCTGCAGTGCCAGGAGGAAGAGCTCACACAGATGGTCTCCACCATGTCTGATGGCTGGCGCTTCGAGCAG CTGGTGAACATCGGCTCCTCTTACAACTATGGCAGCGAGGACCAGGCCGAGTTCCTGTGTGTGGTGTCTAAGGAACTCCACAGCTCCCCACACGGCCTAAGCTCAGAGTCTAGCCGTAAGACCAAG CCCTGTCATCTCAGGATCCCGCTAaccttttctccctcccaccaccgcctcctcctcctccgcttcCTGCTGGAGGTCCTGCCTCATCTTcatctacctcctcttcctcctggatcTCAtctgcaccctgcctcttccctctcTGCCCCTGCCCAGGTTTCCTCTCCGCCTGCTCCCGTCTCCACCCTGGGGCTGCCCTAG
- the Kctd17 gene encoding BTB/POZ domain-containing protein KCTD17 isoform X6, with the protein MAEEGVLEEAEFYNIGPLIRIIKDRMEEKDYTVTQVPPKHVYRVLQCQEEELTQMVSTMSDGWRFEQLVNIGSSYNYGSEDQAEFLCVVSKELHSSPHGLSSESSRKTKSTDEQLEERRRQEVEEVEVAQVQVEADAQEKAITSQRHPDVSPQITSRDLGFRSEILYFCTTGWAPGPRRKTCPVPYHCCLPLPGWDSTLPPGPGLGPSGTLEGLRWVLGSPGRVTGPWPKCGTAHSRLPGPFVPSPGSLCCMADTLPPVPVIAPP; encoded by the exons ATGGCTGAGGAGG GGGTCCTGGAGGAAGCTGAGTTCTACAACATTGGCCCCCTGATCCGAATCATCAAAGACAGGATGGAGGAGAAAGACTACACAGTGACccag GTGCCCCCCAAGCATGTGTACCGTGTGCTGCAGTGCCAGGAGGAAGAGCTCACACAGATGGTCTCCACCATGTCTGATGGCTGGCGCTTCGAGCAG CTGGTGAACATCGGCTCCTCTTACAACTATGGCAGCGAGGACCAGGCCGAGTTCCTGTGTGTGGTGTCTAAGGAACTCCACAGCTCCCCACACGGCCTAAGCTCAGAGTCTAGCCGTAAGACCAAG AGCACGGACGAGCAGCTGGAGGAGCGGCGGCggcaggaggtggaggaggtggaggtggcccAGGTGCAGGTGGAGGCGGATGCCCAGGAGAAAG CTATTACAAGCCAGAGGCACCCGGATGTGAGCCCCCAGATCACCTCCAGGGACTTGGGGTTCCGATCTGAAATCCTTTATTTTTGTACCACGGGGTGGGCCCCCGGCCCGAGGAGGAAGACTTGCCCTGTCCCTTATCactgctgcctgcctctgccgggcTGGGACTCAACCCTGCCTCCAGGCCCAGGCCTGGGGCCCTCGGGGACCTTGGAAGGCCTGAGGTGGGTCCTGGGCTCTCCAGGCAGAGTCACCGGCCCATGGCCAAAGTGTGGCACTGCCCACTCCCGTCTCCCAGGTCCTTTCGTCCCCTCGCCTGGGTCCCTTTGCTGCATGGCGGATACACTCCCTCCGGTCCCTGTCATAGCACCTCCTTGA